The sequence below is a genomic window from Brevibacillus laterosporus.
TGTTCTGAAAGAAGTGGCACATTTTCCAGAAGTTGATGCTCACCGAATTTATTTGCTTGGTCATAGCTTAGGCGGTGCGGTTGCTTTGTATACAGCTGTGAGAGAACCTGATATTCACAAGCTCATGTTATGGGCTCCAGTCGCTCATCCTTATAAAGATATTGTTCGGATTGTTGGAGTGGATACCTATCAAAGAGCATGGCAGGACTCATTTGCGGATTATATGGGTTATGGATTTACTCCGGATTTTTTTGAGTCACTTCAACCTTTTGTTCCTTTGAAAGAATTACAAAAATATTCGGGAGATGTCTTTATTGCGCATGGTACAGCGGATCTAGACATTCCAGTGGAGTATTGCTTTCACTATTATTACGCTTTTCGTTCGCGCCATAGGGGTAAAAGCGATAAAGAGATTATTTTAGAAGCAGATCATACCTTTTCTAATGGATGCAGTCGAACCAAGTTAATTGATAGTACACGGGAATGGCTATCCGGTGAACGTTTTTATAAACAATCAGGGGGTTCAGTTAAAAGCATGTTAGGTTATTCTATGTAGGGAGATGTCTTCGTTGCTGGTGCATAACTCATCCATTTTCGCCTAGACTAGTAACATATTCCATGATGCCCGATGTTTTAGAAGATGTGAGCAAGACAGAACGTGGAAAGGCGTTTTCCTTTTTGATGAAGAACGGAAAGTATCATTCTTCTTGTACAACAGTGTTTCCTACTATGAGTGCCTCTGTTGATTGCTCCTTATTAACTGGGGTCTACCCTGATGAACATAAGGTGCCCGGTCTTGTCTGGTATAAGAGAGATTCACAGGAGGTCATTAATTATATGAGTGGCCCTATGCCTGTGGTATCGATGGGAGTAGAGGAGTGTGCCTATCAGGTTCTCTTTGAAATGAATGATGTGCATTTAAGTAAAAGGTAAGCACTATTCATGAGAAGTTAGAAAGGAGTGGTATGAAATCAGCTTCTATTAATGTGCTTGCGCATCGAGGACCACATCAGCATATGGTTCATGTACCTCCATTTTTGAATTGGTATACCGATCATCGACTGGAACGTACAATCAGTGGACCTGCCCTTTTGTTGATGGGGGTTTTTGTTAGCCAGCTATTTTTCGTGAAGTACCGTGGGATTTTTCACACAGTATGATGCAATCCTATGGACTTAACGACAAGGGGAGGAAGCTCTAGAAAAGAATACGATACTTTTGATAAGCGACCATGGGCAGACAGAATTAGGTACAACCAATGATTACTCCATTTATCTTGACAATATTCTTGCTGATTTTCAGATTCATCAACTAGGGAAAGAGGTTCAAGCTGAGGATGAAGTAGTGAGTGCTCCTGATCCTTCTCTTACTTCAATTTCGACTCTTCTGTATTAGTCTGATGGTGATGTTTTTACGGGTTTATAAATCGTAGCAATGACAACGTATTAGTGGTAGCATTCAGAAAAGGGGGCTCATTTTGGCTCCTTTTCCTATTTTTTATGGAGATAGATGAGTGTAAGCACATAGCTTTTTTAGTTTCATTAAACTTATTTCTAATATAATAAGAACTAAGGTAAGCTTGTGGAATAGTGTTGTTTTAGGCGAGCGCAGTGAAATACGGAGGAACAATTTTTAGTCTTTGAGCATATAGTAGGTACTGACTCTTATGGATAAACACCTGCCTTTTACATGTTTACTTATCGTATAGTTAGAAGGTTTTTCCTGTTTTCACAAGGGGAGTTGCCGTTTTTTAGTCAAATTTAAAAAAAGGTATTGCATTTATTTTTTTTGTATGGTAAATTATTAAATGTTGCCGCTACTTGTAACGACAGAGCGGCGAAGATCACTAACCTTGTTCCTTGAAAACCAGATAGAATCTAACATGCAAATGTTTTAATAATGAACCGACCAGGTTCACTGTAGCTTTGATCAAGAACTACTTTAATGGAGAGTTTGATCCTGGCTCAGGACGAACGCTGGCGGCGTGCCTAATACATGCAAGTCGAGCGAGGGTCTTCGGACCCTAGCGGCGGACGGGTGAGTAACACGTAGGCAACCTGCCTGTAAGACTGGGATAACATAGGGAAACTTATGCTAATACCGGATAGGGTTTTGCTTCTCCTGAAGCGAAACGGAAAGATGGCGCAAGCTATCACTTACAGATGGGCCTGCGGCGCATTAGCTAGTTGGTGAGGTAATGGCTCACCAAGGCGACGATGCGTAGCCGACCTGAGAGGGTGACCGGCCACACTGGGACTGAGACACGGCCCAGACTCCTACGGGAGGCAGCAGTAGGGAATTTTCCACAATGGACGAAAGTCTGATGGAGCAACGCCGCGTGAACGATGAAGGCTTTCGGGTCGTAAAGTTCTGTTGTTAGGGAAGAAACAGTGCCATTTAAATAAGGTGGCGCCTTGACGGTACCTAACGAGAAAGCCACGGCTAACTACGTGCCAGCAGCCGCGGTAATACGTAGGTGGCAAGCGTTGTCCGGAATTATTGGGCGTAAAGCGCGCGCAGGTGGCTATGTAAGTCTGATGTTAAAGCCCGAGGCTCAACCTCGGTTCGCATTGGAAACTGTGTAGCTTGAGTGCAGGAGAGGAAAGTGGTATTCCACGTGTAGCGGTGAAATGCGTAGAGATGTGGAGGAACACCAGTGGCGAAGGCGACTTTCTGGCCTGTAACTGACACTGAGGCGCGAAAGCGTGGGGAGCAAACAGGATTAGATACCCTGGTAGTCCACGCCGTAAACGATGAGTGCTAGGTGTTAGGGGTTTCAATACCCTTAGTGCCGCAGCTAACGCAATAAGCACTCCGCCTGGGGAGTACGCTCGCAAGAGTGAAACTCAAAGGAATTGACGGGGGCCCGCACAAGCGGTGGAGCATGTGGTTTAATTCGAAGCAACGCGAAGAACCTTACCAGGTCTTGACATCCCACTGACCGCTCTAGAGATAGAGCTTCCCTTCGGGGCAGTGGTGACAGGTGGTGCATGGTTGTCGTCAGCTCGTGTCGTGAGATGTTGGGTTAAGTCCCGCAACGAGCGCAACCCTTATCTTTAGTTGCCAGCATTCAGTTGGGCACTCTAGAGAGACTGCCGTCGACAAGACGGAGGAAGGCGGGGATGACGTCAAATCATCATGCCCCTTATGACCTGGGCTACACACGTGCTACAATGGTTGGTACAACGGGATGCTACTTCGCGAGAAGATGCTAATCTCTTAAAACCAATCTCAGTTCGGATTGTAGGCTGCAACTCGCCTACATGAAGTCGGAATCGCTAGTAATCGCGGATCAGCATGCCGCGGTGAATACGTTCCCGGGCCTTGTACACACCGCCCGTCACACCACGGGAGTTTGCAACACCCGAAGTCGGTGAGGTAACCGCAAGGAGCCAGCCGCCGAAGGTGGGGTAGATAACTGGGGTGAAGTCGTAACAAGGTATCCGTACCGGAAGGTGCGGATGGATCACCTCCTTTCTATGGAGAACCCTTACATTCCTTTTAGGATTGGAAGGAAAGCAGGTTATGATTCTATCTGGTTTTGAGGGAATATTCCTTTATGGGAATCAACTCAAAAACACTTGAAATCTTTTAACGATTTCAGTACAATAATGTTCTCAATGTCTGGTGATGATGGCAGAGGGGTCACACACGTTCCCATTCCGAACACGACCGTTAAGCCCTCTAGCGCCAATGGTACTTGCTCATTCGAGCCGGGAGAGTAGGACGTTGCCAGGCCGGTAACCTTATAGGTTACTGTAACTAATTCTATAGCCAATGAAGTAGTAAACGTCTCGACGTTTGCTATAAAAACTTCAATACCGACCGCTTGCGGTCAACAATTGGCGTAGACAATTGTTCTTTGAAAACTGGATAATGATTGAAAGCATACAAGGCAAACGTTCTTACTTTTAGTAGGAACATGCAACAACATTAGTGTCGATCGAAAGATCAAACCTTTAACTGTGGTTAAGTTAATAAGGGCACACGGTGGATGCCTTGGCGTTAGGAGCCGAAGAAGGACGCAGCGAACTGCGATAAGCCTCGGGGAGTGGTAAGCACACTTTGATCCGGGGATTTCCGAATGGGGGAACCCACCATCTGTAATGGGATGGTATCCTTCACTGAATACATAGGTGATGAGAAGGCAGACCCGGTGAACTGAAACATCTAAGTAGCCGGAGGAAGAGAAAACAATAGTGATTCCGTCAGTAGTGGCGAGCGAACGCGGAAGAGCCTAAACCGTAGGATTTATCCTACGGGGTTGTGGGGCGTTTCATATAGGAGTTACAAAGGACAGATGTAGGTGAACAGTTTGGGAAGACTGACCAAAGAGCGTGATAGTCGCGTAACCCAAACATCTGTCCCTCCGAGACCAACCCCGAGTAGCGCGGGACACGAGAAATCCCGTGTGAATCTGGCAGGACCATCTGCTAAGGCTAAATACTACCTAACGACCGATAGTGAACCAGTACCGTGAGGGAAAGGTGAAAAGCACCCCGGGAGGGGAGTGAAATAGTACCTGAAACCGTGTGCTTACAAATAGTCGGAGCACTTTCTATGTGTGACGGCGTGCCTTTTGTAGAATGAACCGGCGAGTTACGATAGCGTGCGAGGTTAAGTCGAAGAGACGGAGCCGCAGCGAAAGCGAGTCTGAATAGGGCGAAAGTGCGTTGTCGTAGACCCGAAACCGTGTGATCTAGCCATGTCCAGGGTGAAGGTAGGGTAACACCTACTGGAGGCCCGAACCCACGCACGTTGAAAAGTGCGGGGATGAGGTGTGGCTAGCGGTGAAATTCCAATCGAACTCGGAGATAGCTGGTTCTCCCCGAAATAGCTTTAGGGCTAGCCTCGGATTTAGAGTCTTGGAGGTAGAGCACTGATTGGACTAGGGGCCCTCATCGGGTTACCGAATTCAGTCAAACTCCGAATGCCAAGTACTTATATCCGGGAGTCAGACGGTGAGTGCTAAGATCCATCGTCAAAAGGGAAACAGCCCAGACCATCAGCTAAGGCCCCCAAGTGTATGTTAAGTGGGAAACGATGTGGAGTTGCCCAGACAACCAGGATGTTGGCTTAGAAGCAGCCACCATTTAAAGAGTGCGTAATAGCTCACTGGTCGAGTGACTCTGCGCGGAAAATGTAACGGGGCTAAACATACCGCCGAAGCTATGGCAGTCCTTATGGACTGGGTAGGGGAGCGTTCCAAGCAGCAGTGAAGCCGTATCGTAAGGAGCGGTGGAGCGCTTGGAAGTGAGAATGCCGGTGTAAGTAGCGAAAAGACAAGTGAGAATCTTGTCCACCGAAAGCCTAAGGTTTCCTGGGGAAGGCTCGTCCTCCCAGGGTTAGTCGGGACCTAAGCTGAGGCCGAAAGGCGTAGGCGATGGACAACTGGTTGATATTCCAGTACCACCTCTGTTCCGTTTGAGCAATGGCGTGACGCAGGAGGATAGGGTGAGCGGCCTATTGGATGGCCGTCTAAGCAGTAAGTGTGGTGTGTAGGCAAATCCGCACACCAGTAAGCACAAGCTGTGATGGCGAGGGAAATTATAGTACCGAAGTCCCTGATTTCACACTGCCAAGAAAAGCGTCTAGCGAGGAACAAGGTGCCCGTACCGCAAACCGACACAGGTAGGCGAGGAGAGAATCCTAAGGTGCGCGGGATAACTCTTGCTAAGGAACTCGGCAAAATGGCCCCGTAACTTCGGGAGAAGGGGCGCCTCGGTAGGGTTTATAGCCCGAGGAGGCCGCAGTGAAAAGGCCCAAGCGACTGTTTAGCAAAAACACAGGTCTCTGCGAAGCCGCAAGGCGAAGTATAGGGGCTGACGCCTGCCCGGTGCTGGAAGGTTAAGGGGATGGGTTAGCGCAAGCGAAGCTTTGAACCGAAGCCCCAGTAAACGGCGGCCGTAACTATAACGGTCCTAAGGTAGCGAAATTCCTTGTCGGGTAAGTTCCGACCCGCACGAAAGGCGTAACGACTTGGGCGCTGTCTCGGCAAGAGACCCGGTGAAATCATAATACCTGTGAAGATGCAGGTTACCCGCGACAAGACGGAAAGACCCCATGGAGCTTTACTGTAGCCTGGTATTGAAACTTTGTGCATCATGTACAGAATAGGTGGGAAGCTGTGAAGCGAGGGCGCCAGCCTTCGTGGAGCTGTCGTTGGGATACCACCCTTGATGTACGGAGTTTCTAACTTGCCGCCCTTATCGGGTGGAAGGACCATGCCAGGTGGGCAGTTTGACTGGGGCGGTCGCCTCCTAAAGAGTAACGGAGGCGCCCAAAGGTTCCCTCAGAATGGTCGGAAATCATTCGTAGAGTGTAAAGGCACAAGGGAGCTTGACTGCGAGACCTACAAGTCGAGCAGGGACGAAA
It includes:
- a CDS encoding alpha/beta fold hydrolase; translation: MKKHVEIQWQNETLAATLYVPELENQEEAFPLIVICHGFIGSRIGVNRLFVETANQLIRDGYAVLCFDYVGCGESTGEYGRSGFDQLVAQTRHVLKEVAHFPEVDAHRIYLLGHSLGGAVALYTAVREPDIHKLMLWAPVAHPYKDIVRIVGVDTYQRAWQDSFADYMGYGFTPDFFESLQPFVPLKELQKYSGDVFIAHGTADLDIPVEYCFHYYYAFRSRHRGKSDKEIILEADHTFSNGCSRTKLIDSTREWLSGERFYKQSGGSVKSMLGYSM